A genome region from Physeter macrocephalus isolate SW-GA chromosome 4, ASM283717v5, whole genome shotgun sequence includes the following:
- the C4H1orf53 gene encoding uncharacterized protein C1orf53 homolog: MKVQRLEKARFSRPRILWEPPQLSKVHFICRAGPVVLRKGWVRVRRERAGSGVWARRARSRTRGRDPGSGVKVRSRRAGAGSGSRSEGRDRRAGSGSGVGRWDPGPEGGVGGRRAGSESGGWGPGSKRESESGGSRSRGGGRGPGPEGGSGVEGRRAGSGVAGLGPAWLGGSSTGRPVAPAPRLPQAAAMAAWRVPASAGSAHGRQPSAAPPPEPPRVGERFRRLLTFTLFSASQGDRGSSGPDSQSRPEGAASRPASKELTAAERRISEFHAAACAAGRLKYVDLAAGYMVLTRLAHLQTGRCCVSTCRHCPYGQVNVKDPSKKKQFNSHFYV, from the exons ATGAAAGTCCAGAGACTGGAAAAGGCACGTTTTTCCCGTCCCCGCATCTTGTGGGAGCCTCCTCAGCTGTCTAAAGTCCACTTTATCTGCCGGGCAGGGCCGGTGGTGCTGCGGAAGGGCTGGGTCCGGGTCCGGAGGGAGAGGGCGGGGTCGGGGGTCTGGGCTCGGAGGGCcaggtccaggaccagagggcggGATCCGGGGTCAGGGGTCAAGGTCCGGAGCCGGAGAGCCGGGGCTGGGTCGGGGTCCAGGTCCGAGGGCAGGGATCGGAGGGCGGGGTCCGGGTCGGGGGTCGGAAGATGGGATCCAGGTCCAGAGGGAGGGGTCGGGGGTCGGAGGGCGGGATCCGAGTCCGGAGGCTGGGGCCCTGGGTCCAAGAGGGAGTCAGAGTCCGGAGGATCGAGGTCAAGAGGTGGGGGTCGGGGTCCAGGACCGGAGGGCGGGTCTGGGGTCGAGGGTCGGAGGGCGGGGTCCGGGGTGGCGGGTCTGGGACCGGCCTGGCTCGGCGGGAGCAGTACGGGCCGCCCCGTGGCCCCAGCGCCCCGCCTCCCACAGGCGGCAGCCATGGCGGCCTGGCGGGTCCCGGCGTCCGCGGGCTCTGCGCACGGAAGGCAGCCGTCCGCCGCCCCGCCGCCAGAACCGCCCCGAGTTGGAGAAAGGTTCCGACGGCTCCTCACCTTCACCCTCTTCTCCGCTTCGCAGGGAGACCGCGGCAGCTCTGGGCCCGACTCGCAGAGCAGGCCGGAGGGAGCAGCGAGTCGTCCGGCGAGCAAAGAGTTAACAGCGGCGGAGCGGAGGATCTCGGAGTTTCACGCCGCCGCCTGCGCA GCTGGCCGGCTGAAGTACGTGGACCTAGCTGCCGGCTACATGGTGCTCACCCGGCTGGCCCACTTGCAGACAGGCAGATGCTGCGTCTCTACCTGCAGACAT tgTCCATATGGTCAAGTCAATGTTAAAGATCCATCCAAAAAGAAGCAATTCAATTCACATTTTTATGTTTGA